Below is a genomic region from Brassica oleracea var. oleracea cultivar TO1000 chromosome C9, BOL, whole genome shotgun sequence.
AAGGGAATGGTAACTTCACATCCCCAAAGTTTAAGAACTCTCTGTAAACTTCGACTTCAGTTTATTGAATTGTTTCTCAATCTTGTTTGTTCATTAGGATAAAATCTTGCAATCTACTGGTAGAGGTCACTCGGTTACTGTCACTAACGATGGTGCGACTATTCTCAAGTCACTTCACATTGACAACCCCGCTGCTAAAGTTCTTGTTGGTATGTATAGCCAGCAACATCTCCTCGCTTAAAAGCTTTTAAAATTCTTTTTTTTTTGTGCTCATTTCTTGTGTTTTGTTTAATAATCTTCAGACATCTCGAAAGTTCAAGATGATGAGGTTGGTGATGGGACTACTTCTGTTGTTGTTTTGGCTGGGGAGCTTCTTAGGGAAGCTGAAAAGCTTGTTACGGCTAAGATTCACCCCATGACGATCATAGCAGGTAGGCTTGTAAAGATGATAAACTTGTATTATTAGCTTCTTTTCCTTATGAAAATGATGTCTAATTTTTTTTTCTTTTTCTTGTTTCTTAGGTTACAGAATGGCTGCCGAATGTGCTCGTGATGCTTTACTGAAAAGAGTAATTGATAATAAAGAGAACGCAGGTATATTATTATTAAGATGGCATTCTCTTTTTTTTTTTGTGATTTTCTTCGATGATGAGTTGGAGCAATGTTTTCCTTACAGTATTGTGTTTTTGTGTCAATGCAGAGAAGTTTAGGTCAGACTTGATGAAGATTGCAATGACTACGTTATGCTCTAAAATTCTCTCGCAAGACAAGGAACATTTTGCAGAAATGGCCGTGGATGCTGTTTTCAGGCTAAAGGTTCCATCTCTGCCTCTTTTAAACTCAGTCAGCAATTGTGTTCCTTCCTACTCTTTCTATGGAATTTCATGTGTTATTTCAAAGAGAGGTCATGGTTTCGTTTTGGAGTGTTATATGATTTGTTTCTGACATTCTGGTGCTGTCTTTCAAACAGGGAAGCACAAACTTGGAAGCTATTCAAATCATCAAAAAACCAGGAGGTTCCTTGAGGGATTCCTTTTTGGATGAAGGGTAAGAAACCACTTGTGCCACTTTTTTGACACCTGTTCAAAATTTGTTTCTGTTTGCTATTGATCTCTGTTTAGTATTCATGTGTTTATGGTAATCATGTCGTGTCTCTGTTTCTGTTCTTTTACTGAGCTTGTCCACCTTAATTAAGTATAGCCTTGCTTTAGAATGATGATAGGCGTTATGTTATCTTATTATGCTGCGTTCCTTCTCTTGTGCCTCGAGTAACTTTAGCTTCTGACACTTCAACTTAAATCTATGCCTATAGATTTATTCTTGACAAGAAGATCGGAATCGGGCAGCCAAAGCGCATAGAGAATGCAAAGATCTTGGTAGCGAACACTGCAATGGACACAGACAAAGTGAAAATATACGGTGCACGTGTCCGCGTTGATTCCATGACCAAGGTTGCCGAGATTGAAGGGGCTGAGAAGGAAAAGATGAAAGACAAGGTGAACAAGATCCTAGCCCACGGTATCAACTGCTTTGTTAACAGGCAGTTGATCTACAATTTCCCAGAGGAGCTCTTCGCAGATGCTGGTGTACTTGCTATAGAGCATGCCGATTTTGAAGGAATAGAGCGTCTTGGTTTGGTTACAGGCGGAGAAATCGCTTCCACTTTTGACAACCCAGAGTCTGTTAAGCTTGGGCACTGCAAGCTCATCGAAGAGATTATGATTGGTGAAGACAAGTTGATCCATTTCTCTGGTGTTGAGATGGGCCAGGCGTGTTCAATTGTCCTAAGGGGTGCTAGGTATGCTATTTTCACACGTACTTAAAACACTTAACGTAGAGTTATCCTGTTTCTAATTTTGTGTTGTTGCAGTCACCATGTTTTAGACGAGGCTGAAAGATCGCTCCATGATGCCTTGTGTGTACTCTCGCAAACAGTGAATGACAGCAGAGTGTTGCTCGGAGGTGGATGGCCAGAGATGGTGATGGCAAAGGAAGTAGACGAACTTGCAAGGAAAACTGCTGGCAAAAAATCGCATGCCATTGAAGCTTTCTCACGGGCTCTAGTGGCTATACCGACGACAATCGCTGACAATGCTGGTTTAGACAGTGCAGAATTGGTGGCTCAGCTTCGTGCAGAGCACCACAACGAAGGGTGTAACGCTGGAATCGATGTCATCTCTGGAGCTGTAAGTAAACTCTATATGCGAAAAAAGGATTTTGTATATGGATTAGAATTGAGTTAGTGCTGGTGAAAACATTGATTCTTGTACAGGTAGGGGATATGGAGGAGAGAGGAATCTATGAAGCATTCAAAGTGAAACAAGCGGTTCTGCTTTCTGCGACAGAAGCAGCTGAGATGATACTGCGAGTGGATGAGATAATTACATGTGCTCCTAGGAGGAGAGAAGACCGGATGTGAAATCCAATACCTGCACCACCTGGTGGGTGAGAGGTTTCGTGATGATTTACACGATCACACCCTCTCCAGTGACTTTGTTCAGTTATTTAGATTGTGTTTTGTATTTGGATCAGAAAACAGCTTTCAAATGTTTTAGTGTTTTGCTCCCTAAACTTTTCTCTCTTTTTTGTGTCGTCTCGAATATTGTTTTGATTATGATTTTCAGATGTTTTGACAAAACATAAGGCCCCAAGCAGGAGTTTGAACTTGTCTCGTCCATTACTTCTTCTCTGCCGCTGTGGCCACCTGCTTCTAAAATAATCTGTATACTTATTATTGTTTATGTTATAGTCTGAGTATTATTTAAATTTGTAAATCATTACATGTGCTCGTAGTAGTGAATACAGGATGTTAAACCATGTTGGATAATTGACCTTCATATTCCAGTTTCAGTTATTTTTTTTTATTTTTTTTTTTTATTTTTTTTTTGTCAGCATTCCAGTTTCAGTTGTAGTCAAGAGTATTATTCAAATTTTCATATTCCAGTTTCTGTTATAGTCAAGAGTATTATTCAAATTTGTAGATCATTCTATGTTCTCGTAGTAGTGAATACAGGATGTAAAACCATGTTAGATAATTGACCTTCATATTCCATACTTTTTTGAAAGAAGGTAAAGTACAATTTGTTGAAAAGAAGAATAAATCCAGTTTTAAAAGCTGTATGGATACAACAACAAAACTCGAATGATCATATTTGACTATTTGAAAAGTATGATTTCTCTCTTCTCCAGACTCCAATATTGTTTTGATTATGATTTCAGAGGTTTTGACAAAATATAAGTTCCAAGGAGTTTGAACTTATCGTATATTACTTCTTCTCGACCACCACCTCCTTCCAGAATAATCTGATTTTTTTATTACTGTATGTTATCGTATTATTCAAATTTGTAGATCATTACATGTCCTCGTAGGAGTGAGCAGGATGTGAATTGTGAAACATGCTTGATCATTGAACTTATACCTGTGCCATATATACTCTTTTAAAATAAAGTAAAGCGACAACTTGTAGATACGAAGAAAAAAAATTACATCTAAAAACACATCTGCTTTTTAATTACATGTAGATGCACTTCTTGCTTTAGAGACACATGTATTGTTTGTCTCTTCTACCCTTCATATCAACTAACTATATAGTGATATTTGTTTGCTCATCTAGGTGATCCATTTGGATGAAGATGCAAATCGATATTCGTTTTGTGTATTAAAATGTTAGATCCAGATGAATCATCCAACTACATTTATGAAAACTCACTTCAAATTCTCACCCAAATAAGGGTGAGTCTTCACGGAGCATCTGGGTGAGAATGAGTTTTCATCAAAAAACAAAATTTTCGTCAAAACTACAAAAACGTATTTTCCTGTCAGAACCGGAAAAACACAATTTTCCGTCGAAACTGAAAAACGCAATTTCTCGCTAAAATCGTAAACATACGGTCTCTTTTCGTTAGGTAAAAGGACAATTTCGTCCATTTCGTCCATCTTTCTCCTCGAATTCAGATAATGTACTCTTCATGTAAAATGTGTTTGTTAGTGTAAAGAAACATAAAAATATGTCTTATAAGGTAATGCACTCATAAGAAGAATGAAAGCAAATTTTATACAACAACAAAACTCAGGTATTAAAAAAAAAAAAAAAATATATATATATATATATATATATATATAACAACAACAACAAAACTCAAGAGTCAAAGAGTACTATTCGAATTCGTAGATCATTGCATGTGCTTGTAGGAGTGAATACAATAATGCATGATGTAAAACCATATTAGATCATTGAGCTTATATCACCGTGCTCTTTAAAAAGGGTAAAAGTACAATTTGTAAAAAAGAAGAATGAAACTATTTAAAGCTGTATGGATATATACAACAACAAAACTCGCATGATCATATCTGATTATTTTGTAAAACTGTTAAGGTCATCCTATGTAGATTTCTATATTTAAAAAAAGATATCAGTCATCACCTAAAACTACGACGTTGTGGTAGTTTGGTCAACCGACCAAATACGTTAAAAAAGAGAGCAGATCATAACATGGGACCTCATAATCTCTATCTTTATTCATACCGACATATTTTGATCAATTGTCTTACCAGAAAATTATGTAGCTTTATCGATGATTTGAATAACGAAGATTCATGGTTTTACAGCTTTAGATATTTATTTACCAACACAGTTAAAAGACACCAAAAGTGCACCAAATTAACAGAAAATGCGTAATAATAATAATAATGACCCCGCATGAAATCATAGGTTTGATTTTTTTTTCCCTGAGAAAAACTGTTGTGAAGAAACTTTATATAGTCACTAATCCCACTCCGTAAAGTCCTATATTTAAGAAAGGGAAAATCTCCAAAATAGCACATTTCTAAGTTTATATCACAAAAATAGCACTCCAAAACTAAAATGACCAAAATAGCATCTTTCTAAGTTTATTCTTTGAAAATTTTAATTTTTTTATTTTTCAAAATTTGAAATCTTATCCCCAAAACCTCATTTCTCAACTCTAAACCCTAAACCCTAAACCCTAAACTCTAAACCCTAAACCCTAAACTCTAAACCTTAAACCCTAAACCCTAAACCCTAAACTCTAAACCCTAAACCCTAAACTCTAAACCTTAAACCCTAAACCCTAAACCCTAAACTCTAAACCCTAAACCCTAAACTCTAAACCCTAAACCCTAAATCCTAAACCTCACTTTTTAACTCTAAATCCTAAGTTTGTGGCTTTTGATAAAACATTAAGTGCTATTTTTGTGACTTTTGATCTTGAGTGCTAGTTTGGGAACGAAAACTTGATTTAGTGCTATTTTTGTCTTTTTAAACCCTTTCGAGGAATCATTAGGCCACCTTGGTATGAAAACTATACTTTTGCGTACATGATTCTTTCACGTACCCGTTTGGAATGTACTACATTGTTCCAAAGATAACTACCACTATCTATTACGGTGGTTATATGTGTGCCTGTATGTGTGGGATGTAATTTATTCGTTTTAAGGGAAGAAAAGCAATATCGATGAATTGATATACCTAACTATGGAGGCTAGTAGAAAAGTGTTACATAAGCGTAAGTATTAAATATAATTAAGATCTTGTCCGGTCAATAATCACGTAGGTTTTGTCCCTGCCTATAGGTCAGAAGCCATCAGTGACGCCATATTCGATCAATTTACCAATTATCATAATATATTTCAGCTTTTAAAGGCAAATATCAGATAAAAATTACAGTACTTATCTCTCTTTATTGATCATCGAATGGTCATCTTCCATTAAAATCAAGATAACAAAATGTAAAATAGTGTTTCTCTTTTTGGTGCTTTGGTAAAGTAGAATTAGAAAAAAGGACCCGACTTAGTTGAGACCAGATGAGTATGACACGAACGGCACATATGGTTCGCTCACGTCATTTACTTAATTCCTTATCAGTCTTTAACTTTTACGAAATTGCAGTTTTGTCCCTCTACTCCGTCACTCGTTACGCACACGGCTTAACTTTCAGGGATTCACCCCAATATTTCCAAAATACCCATAATTTGACACGAATCTTTTTCTAATCATTTATTTGAAAATATTTAATTGTTTCTCGTGAAACCAATCAATTAAAGAAAGCATCAAGGATAATCTTACATTATTTCCGCGTTACATAACTAAACATATCTTACACTAAAGTGAATATTCCTACTCTAAATATACTAAAGAAATACTCCTTTCATTCTTTTCTCTACACCGAAAGTTTCAAGTGTACATCATCACAATTGAAAACTTGACACCTATTTTGTAATTTAAAAAACAATAGCAAGTTGCATCAAATCAAGAAATTAAATAAAACCAAAATTAAAAGACATAAAATAAATAATAGAAAAAGACAGGCACCACTAAGACAAAAAAAGCAAAGCAAACTACTTTAGTTCCTGCCTATTAAAAACGCATCTGATTCTCCATTCTTCCTTCCCCTTCTCTCTCACTACCTACTCCTAACAAACAACAATGAGCTTCTTCATCGAAGATTCTGGTCTCATCGTCACACAACTTCTCTACCAAATGGCGGTCTTAATCACCCTCTTGAGATGGATCTTTACTTGGATCTTACGCTACCGATCCAGATCTACCTCCTCCTCTTCTTCATCTACTCCTCCGATCTCGTCACAAACCATCAAAGAGAGCCTCGCCGTGACGACGTTCCGTGACGCCGCGGATCGGTCTCCGGAACTGATCAGCGACACTTGCGCGGTGTGTCTTGGAGATCTGGAAGACGGAGACGAGGTGAGAGAGCTCAGAAACTGTAGCCACGTGTTCCACCGAGAGTGTATCGACAGGTGGCTGGACTACGAGTGCTGCGGCGGAGATGATAACGACGGCGAGGAAGATAACCACCGCACGTGTCCTCTTTGTAGAACTCCGCTTCTTGCTGCTAATACGTCGTCGTGTGCGGATTGGCCGGTTAAGAACGAACCTAGCTGGGCCGTTGAGCGGCTTCTCTACCTCTTCGGAGATGATCTTCTTGTCTGACTTTTTATTTTATTTTTCTTTCGATATTTATTTGATTTTAGTGGAGATTGAAATTAGTTGGTCAAGTTTTGTAAATTGGGAATTTAAAGGGTAGAATAGCATATATAATAATATATCAATTTTAAACATATTTTCTTTGTGAATCATCAAAATCTCTGACTTTGGTAAAGTTTAAAAATTTAGTGTTACGAAAATTGAAGATCTAATTTTAATTTGATTTGGTTCATAAATGTTCGTACAAAACTAGTATATTAATATTTTTGGTGGAAAGATGTCTATAGTCTCAAACTTAGGTCTCATGTTTGATTTAAATGAACTGAACTTATTCAGCAGAGCTGTTGCATCTAACAAATACACTCGCTAAAAGTTATAACCGAGTGATATAAGCTCGGATTATATGCGACAATATAGTTTTTCTTTTGAGTAGCCTTAACGCATGCCACAATACTTTCTTGCCAAACCTAACTCTTTCGAATGCAAAAATAAACATGAATGATCCAACCCAAAACCTAACTCTTTCTCTCTATGTGACTTTTTTTAATCACGTTAAACTCATAAACGGCCCACATTAAATTCACAAAGGGTGTGATGTATGCTAAGTTTTAAGGAAATCTATAAATTAAAATGTAAATATAAACAAACAAATTGGGTCCATAGCTCAGTGGCAGAGCAATTGACTGCAGATCAATAGGTCACCGGTTCGAACCCGGTTGGGCCCTTAATTATTTTTTACATAGTAAAAAGTTTTCAAACCAGGATGCATTGCTCACTGCCCTGGTAGAACAACTGACTTCATATCAAGTAGCTCACTGGCTGAACCCGCTGAGCCTCTTTTAAAGTTTGATACAAAATTTTGCTTTGGAGAGAAAAACAACTTTTATGTTAGCCTTTTCAGTTGGGGAAATTATCATTTTTATTTAGAGAATACCTAACATGTCAAAACAAAAATTCGCATTATTTAATTAATGTTCAGTAGCAATGACACCCGAAATATTTAATTATATTAGATTATATTAAACTACAACAACAATAATGTGCGTTAGGAACACGGTTGTGCATACACAAACCAACAGTTCCCACATCGCTCTTTGCACTCTTGGGCAGTATTGAACTTGCTATCAAAATAACAGTTCATAGGCTCGCCATTTCCTTCTATCTTGACTACTATGAATTAGCACAAAAGAAAAACGGTAATGATCATGAGTTCATTACATTTTTTTCTATAAAAATATACTGTTTTATTGAACATTCTTTACTAACTTGCACGTGAGTTCAAATCTCAGAGATCTCTAGAAACACAAGAATTATAAAGAACAAATTTTCTTTATTAGCTTTCGAAACTATTCAAAACTAAAGTTCTCAATGTTTCTCTTAGATCCCTTATCTTAATCTTATTGATTGTGGGAACCGAAATTCACATCGTCAATTTCCATACTCGGAGGAAAGTAGGTTTCTCTGAGGTCCCAGATTCTCTGCCAGAGCCAAACGACAAGTGACCAAATAAATGCGGAAAATATGAAAAGATAACAAAACGAATTTATAGAAAAGGTAGATCTTATTTTGAATCCACGTAAGAGCGTTGCGATCTTTACAAGAGATTATAAAGGTTTCGGCCGCAAGAGCTGTCAGCGAATTACCTAGTTCTAGCAACCTAAAACCTTAAACCTAGTTGAGTCGCAGCTCGATAACAGAAGACGAAAAAGATATGAAAATGGTTTTGATTGATTTCGGACTGAACCTTATGAAAGGCTGCCTACGTACCCCTTTCGAGGATCAAGCCGAACGTAGTTCAAGAGTGAACCAAGAGATCGAACTGCTTGTGCGCGTTCATCTGGTAATCGGGTGCCAGTCATAGAAACAGAGCATGTCGAGAATAATGCCTCAAAGTTTCTAAGTGCCGAGAATTCTCCCTTGTGCCTCTCGCCTAGGACTCCTTATATACTCCCTCCAAGGTTGGTTTGAGCTTTTCCTTTCCTGCCCTTAAGCCGTCATAACTCGAAAATGGAGATATTCCATTTTTCTCGATCTGCATGATTATCTGCGGAAATTTGACATTTATCCGCGGAAATTTGACATTTATCCTTTCTTGCGGACAAAGTATAAACCGTCATAGTATCTATAGGCTTTTCCTTAAAAAATCGTAAGTGAATTTCTAATCGTGTTTTAGACCTGTTTGGGCCGTCTTTCAACTCGAAACGTTTATTACGATTTTTATCGATAAAAATAAAGTTTCCACGATTTTTATCGTAAATTTTAAGTGATAACTCC
It encodes:
- the LOC106319269 gene encoding T-complex protein 1 subunit beta-like; amino-acid sequence: MPIDKIFKDDASEEKGERARMASFIGAMAVADLVKSTLGPKGMDKILQSTGRGHSVTVTNDGATILKSLHIDNPAAKVLVDISKVQDDEVGDGTTSVVVLAGELLREAEKLVTAKIHPMTIIAGYRMAAECARDALLKRVIDNKENAEKFRSDLMKIAMTTLCSKILSQDKEHFAEMAVDAVFRLKGSTNLEAIQIIKKPGGSLRDSFLDEGFILDKKIGIGQPKRIENAKILVANTAMDTDKVKIYGARVRVDSMTKVAEIEGAEKEKMKDKVNKILAHGINCFVNRQLIYNFPEELFADAGVLAIEHADFEGIERLGLVTGGEIASTFDNPESVKLGHCKLIEEIMIGEDKLIHFSGVEMGQACSIVLRGASHHVLDEAERSLHDALCVLSQTVNDSRVLLGGGWPEMVMAKEVDELARKTAGKKSHAIEAFSRALVAIPTTIADNAGLDSAELVAQLRAEHHNEGCNAGIDVISGAVGDMEERGIYEAFKVKQAVLLSATEAAEMILRVDEIITCAPRRREDRM
- the LOC106315904 gene encoding E3 ubiquitin-protein ligase RHA1B-like, encoding MSFFIEDSGLIVTQLLYQMAVLITLLRWIFTWILRYRSRSTSSSSSSTPPISSQTIKESLAVTTFRDAADRSPELISDTCAVCLGDLEDGDEVRELRNCSHVFHRECIDRWLDYECCGGDDNDGEEDNHRTCPLCRTPLLAANTSSCADWPVKNEPSWAVERLLYLFGDDLLV